In Longimicrobium sp., a genomic segment contains:
- a CDS encoding HD domain-containing phosphohydrolase: MTQFPAAGYLDRALKHEAEGAWADAAACYDQAFQHAVRERDRDGMLEAVTRLGHCFRQSGETDAAHDVFDFATTSAELAGDHLRAARALNGVGILLQSAGRIEEAEEMYLRARAHALEVLSAPVLGEIEQNLGILDNIRGKLQSALDHYVAGLTHLRATDHPRGCARALNNMGMLHIDMGKLEDADAYFQQALEMCEKAGDIVSAGWIHINRTELFLALGQPDRARASCDEGFEIASRLNDHLRRGEALKFYGIIYRQTGKLHLAQIHLEQAVEIAGGREPLLEAETQRELALVLRAQSRNREALEALNRAHALFTGLRAHPDQEDITQRISKLETDFLSLVRFWGESIEAKDRYTSGHCERVADYACRLATEAGMGEREIVWFRMGAFLHDLGKTEVPEEILNKPGKLTDEERAIMERHPVTGDEMLAPVEFPWDIRPMVRSHHERWDGRGYPDGLSGDTIPLSARILRIADVFDALTTARSYRRRLTPEEALEIMEDDDGSFDPEIFSIFKELFPQIMGTAEEAQKRMAVSQA, encoded by the coding sequence TTGACTCAGTTTCCCGCCGCCGGATATCTCGACCGCGCCCTGAAGCACGAGGCGGAAGGTGCATGGGCCGACGCCGCAGCATGCTACGACCAGGCTTTCCAGCACGCGGTGCGGGAGCGTGACCGTGACGGCATGCTGGAGGCGGTCACGCGGCTGGGGCACTGCTTCCGCCAGAGCGGCGAGACCGACGCGGCCCACGACGTCTTCGACTTCGCGACGACGTCGGCGGAGCTCGCGGGCGATCACCTCCGGGCGGCCCGCGCGCTGAACGGGGTGGGGATCCTGCTCCAGTCGGCCGGGCGGATCGAGGAGGCGGAGGAGATGTACCTGCGTGCCCGGGCCCACGCGCTGGAGGTGCTGTCGGCGCCCGTGCTCGGCGAGATCGAGCAGAACCTCGGCATCCTGGACAACATCCGGGGCAAGCTCCAGTCCGCGCTCGACCACTACGTCGCGGGGCTCACCCATCTCCGCGCCACCGACCACCCGCGCGGCTGCGCGCGGGCGCTCAACAACATGGGCATGCTCCACATCGACATGGGCAAGCTGGAAGACGCCGACGCGTACTTCCAGCAGGCGCTCGAGATGTGCGAGAAGGCGGGCGACATCGTGTCGGCGGGATGGATCCACATCAACCGCACCGAGCTGTTCCTCGCGCTCGGCCAGCCCGACCGGGCGCGCGCCAGCTGCGACGAAGGCTTCGAGATCGCCAGCCGCCTGAACGACCACCTGCGCCGCGGCGAGGCGCTCAAGTTCTACGGCATCATCTACCGGCAGACGGGAAAGCTGCACCTGGCCCAGATCCACCTGGAGCAGGCGGTGGAGATCGCGGGCGGGCGCGAGCCGCTGCTGGAGGCCGAGACGCAGCGCGAGCTGGCGCTGGTGCTGCGCGCGCAGTCGCGCAACCGCGAGGCGCTCGAGGCGCTGAACCGCGCGCACGCGCTGTTCACGGGGCTGCGGGCGCACCCCGACCAGGAAGACATCACCCAGCGCATCAGCAAGCTGGAGACGGACTTCCTGTCGCTGGTGCGCTTCTGGGGCGAGTCGATCGAGGCCAAGGACCGCTACACCAGCGGCCACTGCGAGCGGGTGGCCGACTACGCCTGCCGGCTGGCCACCGAGGCGGGGATGGGCGAGCGCGAGATCGTGTGGTTCCGGATGGGCGCCTTCCTGCACGACCTGGGGAAGACCGAGGTGCCCGAGGAGATCCTGAACAAGCCGGGGAAGCTGACCGACGAGGAGCGCGCCATCATGGAGCGCCATCCCGTGACCGGCGACGAGATGCTGGCGCCGGTGGAGTTCCCCTGGGACATCCGCCCCATGGTGCGCTCGCACCACGAGCGCTGGGACGGGCGCGGCTACCCCGACGGGCTCTCCGGCGACACCATCCCGCTCTCCGCGCGGATCCTGCGCATCGCCGACGTGTTCGACGCGCTGACCACCGCGCGCAGCTACCGCCGCCGGCTGACGCCCGAGGAGGCGCTGGAGATCATGGAGGACGACGACGGCTCGTTCGACCCCGAGATCTTCTCCATCTTCAAGGAGCTGTTCCCGCAGATCATGGGCACCGCCGAGGAGGCGCAGAAGCGGATGGCCGTCTCCCAGGCCTGA
- a CDS encoding 4-hydroxy-3-methylbut-2-enyl diphosphate reductase, producing MEQNYFRRGFGLRKEIEPLIRSEYHSALVDRIRARGYEETYGRGRDEVTVRLAEEFGFCYGVDRAVDYAYETRVKFPDRRVFLLGEIIHNPHVNRRLTDMGVVFLYPGEGGRFDFSGLTPEDVVILPAFGATVDDFRRLQETGAILVDTTCGSVLNVWKRVDQYARDGFTALIHGKHYHEETRATASQVYRWPEGRFIVVRDMAEARLVMDYIERAPGAMAREAFLEHFREKTSPGFDPDLHLQRIGVANQTTMLSGDSLAIAAEVGKALERRYGGEPGYDAAQRFRSFDTICSATQERQDAVVKLVGDEERKPDVMLVIGGYNSSNTNHLAVICARHVVTYHIADARCIDPERRTIRFKPSGTPADAPEVEAEDWLPAGPLVVGLTAGASTPNNKIGEAVELILRTRGIPVEAPAVAA from the coding sequence GCTGGTGGACCGCATCCGCGCGCGCGGCTACGAGGAGACGTACGGCCGCGGCCGCGACGAGGTGACCGTGCGGCTGGCGGAGGAGTTCGGCTTCTGCTACGGCGTGGACCGCGCGGTCGACTACGCCTACGAGACGCGGGTGAAGTTCCCCGACCGCCGCGTCTTCCTGCTGGGCGAGATCATCCACAACCCGCACGTGAACCGGCGCCTGACCGACATGGGCGTCGTCTTCCTCTACCCCGGCGAGGGCGGCCGCTTCGACTTCTCCGGCCTGACCCCCGAGGACGTGGTGATCCTCCCCGCCTTCGGGGCCACGGTGGACGACTTCCGCCGGCTGCAGGAGACCGGGGCCATCCTGGTCGACACCACCTGCGGCAGCGTGCTGAACGTGTGGAAGCGGGTCGACCAGTACGCCCGCGACGGGTTCACCGCGCTGATCCACGGCAAGCACTACCACGAAGAGACGCGGGCGACGGCCAGCCAGGTGTACCGCTGGCCCGAGGGGCGCTTCATCGTGGTGCGCGACATGGCCGAGGCGCGGCTGGTGATGGACTACATCGAGCGCGCGCCCGGGGCCATGGCGCGCGAGGCGTTCCTCGAGCACTTCCGCGAGAAAACCTCGCCCGGCTTCGACCCCGACCTGCACCTGCAGCGGATCGGCGTGGCCAACCAGACGACCATGCTTTCGGGCGACTCGCTCGCCATCGCCGCGGAGGTGGGGAAGGCGCTGGAGCGGCGGTACGGCGGCGAGCCGGGGTACGACGCGGCGCAGCGCTTCCGCTCGTTCGACACCATCTGCTCGGCCACGCAGGAGCGCCAGGACGCGGTGGTCAAGCTGGTGGGGGACGAGGAGCGCAAGCCCGACGTGATGCTGGTGATCGGCGGCTACAACTCGTCGAACACCAACCACCTGGCGGTGATCTGCGCGCGCCACGTGGTCACCTACCACATCGCTGACGCGCGCTGCATCGACCCGGAGCGGCGCACCATCCGCTTCAAGCCCAGCGGCACGCCGGCCGACGCGCCCGAGGTGGAGGCGGAGGACTGGCTCCCCGCCGGCCCCCTCGTCGTGGGCCTGACCGCCGGCGCGTCGACGCCCAACAACAAGATCGGCGAGGCGGTCGAGCTGATCCTGCGCACCCGCGGCATCCCCGTCGAGGCGCCCGCCGTCGCCGCCTGA